A genomic window from Synechococcus sp. WH 8016 includes:
- the trpD gene encoding anthranilate phosphoribosyltransferase, translated as MVTASASWPQLLEQLLGGNVLSKEDASALMEAWLAEELTPVQTGAFLAALRARDVQGTELAAMAQVLRKACALPNAKPNLALVDTCGTGGDGANTFNISTAVAFTAAACGANVAKHGNRSASGKVGSADVLEGLGLQLKAPLETVVGALPASGVTFLFAPAWHPALVNLAPLRRSLGVRTVFNLLGPLVNPLTPEAQVLGVAKTDLLDPMAEALQQLGLKRAVVVHGAGGLDEASLEGANQLRILENGTIRSDQLSASDVGLTSAPLEALKGGDLVTNQQILEAVLKGEAPAAHRDAVALNTALVLWAAGLQSDLSKGVQQALTSLGEAQPWHRLVSLRDALEGRKEE; from the coding sequence ATGGTCACTGCATCAGCGTCCTGGCCCCAACTTCTTGAGCAGTTGTTGGGAGGGAACGTTCTGTCCAAGGAGGATGCTTCTGCACTGATGGAGGCTTGGCTGGCGGAAGAGCTCACGCCCGTTCAGACCGGTGCATTTCTTGCGGCTTTGCGCGCACGCGACGTTCAAGGCACGGAACTCGCCGCGATGGCCCAGGTTTTGCGCAAGGCGTGTGCGCTTCCAAACGCGAAACCAAACCTTGCTCTTGTCGACACCTGTGGCACAGGTGGAGATGGAGCTAACACCTTCAATATTTCAACGGCTGTTGCCTTCACAGCGGCGGCCTGTGGGGCCAATGTCGCCAAACATGGCAACCGCAGCGCCAGTGGAAAGGTCGGCTCCGCCGATGTTCTTGAGGGATTGGGATTGCAACTCAAGGCTCCATTGGAAACAGTGGTTGGAGCCTTACCTGCATCGGGAGTGACGTTCCTCTTTGCTCCTGCATGGCATCCAGCACTCGTAAACCTCGCTCCGCTTCGCCGCAGTTTGGGGGTGCGAACGGTTTTCAATCTGCTCGGCCCTCTGGTGAACCCACTCACCCCAGAGGCGCAAGTTCTCGGTGTTGCCAAAACGGACCTGTTGGATCCGATGGCGGAGGCCCTACAACAACTGGGGCTCAAGCGCGCCGTGGTGGTGCATGGCGCGGGAGGGCTGGATGAAGCTTCGCTGGAGGGAGCGAATCAACTACGCATTCTTGAGAACGGAACGATTCGTTCCGATCAACTCAGCGCCTCTGATGTTGGCTTGACCTCTGCTCCCCTGGAGGCCTTAAAGGGTGGGGATTTGGTGACCAATCAGCAGATTCTTGAGGCGGTCTTAAAGGGTGAAGCTCCTGCTGCGCACCGGGATGCCGTCGCCTTGAACACGGCGCTGGTCCTTTGGGCTGCAGGCCTTCAGTCTGATCTGTCCAAGGGTGTTCAACAGGCTTTGACAAGCTTGGGGGAAGCGCAGCCGTGGCATCGACTTGTGTCTCTCCGCGATGCCTTGGAAGGTCGCAA
- a CDS encoding ABC transporter ATP-binding protein, whose translation MAAFRLDLIGRYLRPHRRTVLVGALTLVVVNILSVTIPLEVRRVIDDLQDGFAISDVLRQAGFIVLLATSMGIARLISRQLVFGVGRQVEVELRQKLFDQMLLQEPGWVQQTGSGEIISRATSDVENVRRLLGFAVLSLTNTVLAYAFTLPAMLAIDPGLTVAAIALYPVMLGSVRLFGGRMMRQQRRQQEDLAGLSELIQEDLSGIAAIKIYGQEAQELDAFGTRNQNYRDSAIRLARTRSTLFPLLEGISSISLLLLIALGSGQLERGALTIGSLVALILYVERLVFPTALLGFTLNTFQTGQVSLERVEELLSRRPRVADPLEPVAVKEQMLGELEARNLHIRYDGSDQDTLRGLSFRIAPGELVAVVGPVGCGKTTLARALGRMVEVPEGQLFLDGCDLTQFRLQDLREQIALVPQEGYLFTSSLADNLRYGDPEAGMDRVEAAADQARLLDDVKGFPDGFDTLVGERGITLSGGQRQRTALGRALLMTSPLLVLDDALASVDNNTAAEILASVRRQTQRTIVMISHQLSAAAACDRILVLEQGRLVQQGHHNELITVKGPYRSLWEREQAAERLDAVA comes from the coding sequence ATGGCCGCCTTCCGTCTCGATTTGATCGGTCGCTATCTGCGTCCGCACCGTCGCACGGTTCTGGTGGGAGCCCTAACGCTGGTGGTGGTGAATATTCTCAGCGTCACCATCCCGCTTGAGGTGAGACGGGTCATTGATGACCTACAAGACGGTTTCGCAATCTCCGACGTGCTCCGTCAAGCCGGCTTCATCGTGTTGCTGGCCACAAGCATGGGGATTGCGCGGCTGATTTCGCGTCAGCTGGTGTTTGGGGTTGGGCGGCAAGTTGAAGTGGAATTGCGCCAAAAGTTATTCGATCAAATGTTGCTGCAGGAACCCGGCTGGGTGCAGCAAACCGGCAGCGGCGAAATTATTAGCCGTGCCACAAGCGATGTTGAAAACGTAAGAAGGCTTCTTGGCTTTGCCGTCCTCAGCCTGACCAACACCGTCCTGGCTTACGCCTTCACACTCCCAGCGATGTTGGCCATTGATCCAGGACTAACCGTGGCAGCGATCGCCTTGTATCCGGTCATGCTCGGATCTGTGCGCTTGTTTGGCGGCCGAATGATGCGCCAACAGCGACGCCAACAGGAAGATTTGGCGGGTCTCAGTGAACTCATTCAAGAAGATCTTTCCGGCATTGCAGCGATCAAGATTTACGGACAAGAGGCTCAGGAACTAGATGCCTTTGGCACACGAAATCAAAATTACCGGGATTCGGCAATTCGATTGGCTCGAACCCGCAGCACACTTTTTCCACTTTTAGAGGGGATTTCTTCCATCTCCTTGCTGCTCTTGATTGCCCTTGGCAGTGGACAGTTGGAGCGAGGAGCACTCACCATCGGCAGCTTGGTTGCTCTCATCCTTTATGTGGAACGACTGGTCTTTCCAACGGCCTTATTGGGCTTCACGCTCAACACCTTTCAGACCGGTCAGGTCAGCCTGGAGAGAGTCGAAGAGCTCCTTTCGCGCCGTCCCCGTGTTGCGGATCCATTGGAGCCTGTCGCTGTTAAAGAACAGATGCTCGGCGAACTAGAAGCAAGGAATTTGCATATTCGTTACGACGGAAGTGATCAAGACACCTTGAGGGGGCTCTCATTCCGGATTGCCCCAGGCGAATTGGTGGCGGTTGTGGGTCCTGTTGGTTGCGGAAAAACCACCCTTGCCCGAGCCCTGGGTCGCATGGTGGAAGTCCCGGAGGGACAGCTGTTTTTAGATGGCTGCGATCTCACCCAATTCCGGCTTCAAGACCTCAGAGAGCAAATTGCGCTCGTGCCCCAGGAGGGCTATCTGTTTACAAGCAGCCTTGCCGACAACCTCCGCTATGGAGATCCAGAAGCAGGCATGGATCGGGTGGAAGCAGCAGCTGATCAAGCCCGACTTCTTGATGATGTGAAGGGTTTCCCCGATGGTTTTGACACCTTGGTGGGGGAAAGAGGTATCACGCTCAGTGGAGGCCAACGGCAGCGGACGGCCCTTGGTAGAGCGTTGTTAATGACCTCACCGTTGCTCGTGCTGGATGACGCTTTAGCCAGCGTTGACAACAACACCGCCGCTGAGATTCTCGCGTCCGTCCGTCGGCAAACGCAACGCACCATTGTGATGATCAGCCACCAGCTGTCGGCAGCTGCGGCTTGCGATCGGATTCTTGTTCTGGAGCAGGGACGCCTCGTCCAGCAAGGTCATCACAACGAACTCATCACGGTGAAGGGCCCCTACCGCAGCCTTTGGGAGCGGGAGCAGGCTGCCGAACGCTTGGACGCTGTGGCTTGA
- the msrA gene encoding peptide-methionine (S)-S-oxide reductase MsrA produces MLPSWLTGQTTPSQPSSDQGRHVVLGTALNAPLMDDQEEALFGCGCFWGAEKGFWKLPGVVSTAVGYAGGKVENPSYEQVCSGRTGHSEVVRVVWSTTAIDFSDLLKLFWECHNPTQGDQQGNDRGSQYRSAIYTSTEQQAELAIASRDWYQAALNNQGDAAITTEIASDQVFFRAEEYHQQYLARPGSRPYCSAMPSGVLLGDFPGANYKLPSTVWSHYDWSISHCVLRGDNSPISLKA; encoded by the coding sequence ATGCTGCCCTCCTGGCTTACCGGACAGACAACACCGTCACAGCCGTCCAGCGATCAAGGGCGGCATGTCGTGCTTGGCACTGCCCTGAATGCGCCTTTGATGGACGATCAGGAGGAGGCCCTGTTTGGTTGCGGCTGCTTCTGGGGAGCTGAGAAAGGCTTTTGGAAACTTCCTGGTGTGGTGTCAACAGCGGTTGGTTACGCAGGCGGAAAAGTCGAGAATCCAAGCTACGAACAGGTTTGCAGTGGACGCACAGGCCATTCGGAAGTGGTGCGAGTGGTCTGGAGCACGACGGCGATTGATTTCAGTGATCTCCTCAAGCTGTTTTGGGAATGCCACAACCCAACCCAAGGCGATCAACAGGGGAACGACCGAGGCAGCCAATATCGATCAGCGATCTACACCAGCACGGAACAGCAAGCAGAGCTGGCAATCGCAAGCCGTGATTGGTACCAGGCAGCCTTAAACAATCAAGGTGATGCTGCCATCACAACGGAAATCGCTTCCGATCAAGTGTTTTTTAGAGCCGAGGAGTACCACCAGCAATACTTGGCCAGGCCGGGCAGCAGGCCGTATTGCTCAGCCATGCCAAGCGGTGTCTTGCTTGGTGACTTCCCTGGTGCCAATTACAAACTCCCAAGCACTGTTTGGAGCCACTACGACTGGTCCATCAGTCACTGTGTTTTGCGCGGTGACAACAGCCCCATTTCTCTGAAAGCCTAA